In Fibrobacter sp. UWR3, one DNA window encodes the following:
- a CDS encoding HD domain-containing protein, which translates to MSLTLERAKEINKGHVTEESLVIHSLNVCYAMGAMAKHFGEDVEHWQAVGYLHDYDYQEFPEEHLQHTEKELLAQGVSEEDVRAILAHGFEIVNQVEPKTNMEKSLFTVDELTGIIQACARMRPNGILDLEVKSFMKKFKDKKFAAKCNRDYILKGCTLLGMDVKDVAAICIEGMREHAAEIGLAGNA; encoded by the coding sequence ATGAGCTTGACACTTGAACGCGCAAAAGAAATCAACAAGGGCCACGTAACCGAAGAATCGCTGGTCATCCATTCCCTCAACGTATGCTACGCCATGGGCGCCATGGCCAAACACTTCGGCGAAGACGTTGAACATTGGCAGGCTGTAGGCTACCTGCACGATTACGACTACCAAGAATTCCCCGAAGAGCACCTGCAGCACACCGAAAAGGAACTGCTCGCGCAGGGCGTCTCCGAAGAAGACGTGCGTGCCATTTTGGCGCACGGTTTTGAAATCGTGAACCAGGTGGAACCCAAGACCAACATGGAAAAGAGTCTGTTCACCGTGGACGAACTCACCGGAATCATCCAGGCCTGCGCGAGAATGCGCCCCAACGGCATTCTGGACCTCGAAGTGAAAAGTTTTATGAAGAAGTTCAAGGACAAGAAATTCGCCGCCAAATGCAATCGCGACTACATTTTGAAAGGCTGCACCCTGCTCGGCATGGACGTGAAGGATGTTGCCGCCATCTGCATCGAGGGCATGCGTGAACACGCCGCCGAAATCGGCCTGGCAGGGAACGCCTAA
- the pdxS gene encoding pyridoxal 5'-phosphate synthase lyase subunit PdxS: MADQNRYELNKNLAQMLKGGVIMDVTTPEQAKIAEAAGAAAVMALERIPADIRAAGGVSRMSDPKMIKGIQDAVSIPVMAKCRIGHFAEAQILQAIEIDYIDESEVLSPADDIFHINKREFDVPFVCGAKDLGEALRRIEEGASMIRTKGEPGTGDIVQAVRHMRLMNQEIARISSMREDELFNRAKELQVSYDLVRFVHDHKKLPVVNFAAGGVATPADAALMMQLGAEGVFVGSGIFKSGNPAKRAAAIVQAVTNYTDAKLIAKLSEDLGEAMVGINEQEIALLMAERGK; the protein is encoded by the coding sequence ATGGCTGACCAGAATCGTTACGAACTCAACAAAAACCTAGCCCAAATGCTCAAGGGTGGCGTCATTATGGATGTGACAACCCCCGAACAAGCCAAAATTGCCGAAGCCGCTGGGGCCGCCGCCGTGATGGCCCTGGAACGCATTCCGGCCGATATCCGTGCCGCGGGCGGTGTATCGCGCATGAGCGACCCCAAGATGATTAAGGGTATTCAGGATGCCGTCTCAATCCCGGTGATGGCCAAATGCCGTATCGGTCATTTTGCCGAAGCGCAAATTTTACAGGCCATCGAGATCGACTACATCGACGAAAGCGAAGTGCTTTCTCCTGCCGACGACATTTTCCACATCAACAAGCGCGAATTTGACGTTCCGTTCGTGTGCGGCGCGAAGGATTTGGGCGAAGCGCTGCGCCGTATCGAAGAAGGCGCATCGATGATCCGTACCAAGGGCGAGCCGGGTACGGGCGACATCGTCCAGGCCGTACGACACATGCGCCTGATGAACCAGGAAATCGCCCGCATTTCGAGCATGCGCGAAGATGAACTCTTTAACCGTGCCAAGGAACTCCAAGTGTCGTACGACCTGGTGCGCTTCGTTCACGACCACAAGAAACTCCCCGTGGTGAACTTCGCTGCCGGTGGTGTTGCCACCCCCGCCGATGCCGCCCTCATGATGCAACTCGGTGCCGAAGGCGTTTTCGTAGGCTCCGGAATTTTCAAGTCCGGCAACCCCGCCAAGCGTGCCGCAGCCATTGTGCAGGCAGTTACCAATTACACCGATGCAAAGCTTATCGCCAAGCTCTCTGAAGACTTGGGCGAAGCCATGGTCGGTATCAACGAACAGGAAATCGCGCTGCTGATGGCCGAAAGGGGAAAGTAA
- the pdxT gene encoding pyridoxal 5'-phosphate synthase glutaminase subunit PdxT, whose protein sequence is MGINKPQIGVLAVQGAFIEHERILQSLGAEVFEIRQLRDLDRHLDGLVLPGGESTVQGKLLHDLGLFEPLRKKIVEGLPVLATCAGAILLAEKIAGENKAHLATLPAIIRRNAYGRQLGSFFTENEVAHVGKVPQTFIRAPFFESVGEGVEVLSRTASSNTADAPEQIVAVRYKNQIALSFHPELNSDTSIHRYFLKLVG, encoded by the coding sequence ATGGGAATTAACAAACCGCAAATTGGCGTGCTAGCTGTGCAGGGGGCATTCATCGAACATGAACGCATTCTGCAATCACTCGGCGCCGAAGTATTTGAAATCAGGCAGTTACGCGACCTTGACCGCCATTTAGACGGTCTCGTACTCCCCGGTGGAGAAAGTACCGTGCAAGGGAAGCTTCTCCACGATTTGGGGCTTTTCGAGCCTCTTCGAAAAAAGATTGTCGAAGGCCTGCCTGTGCTTGCAACATGTGCCGGCGCAATCCTCCTTGCCGAAAAAATTGCAGGCGAAAACAAGGCGCATCTCGCGACGCTCCCCGCGATTATCCGCCGCAATGCCTACGGTCGGCAACTCGGCAGCTTCTTTACGGAAAACGAAGTCGCGCACGTCGGAAAAGTTCCGCAGACTTTTATTCGCGCGCCCTTCTTTGAATCGGTCGGCGAAGGCGTCGAAGTCCTTTCGCGTACGGCAAGTTCGAATACTGCAGATGCTCCCGAGCAAATCGTTGCCGTTCGCTACAAGAACCAGATTGCACTTTCGTTCCATCCGGAACTCAATAGCGACACGAGCATTCACCGGTATTTCTTGAAGTTAGTGGGATGA
- a CDS encoding Rpn family recombination-promoting nuclease/putative transposase: MNRTQHLAMLEAMKIDKKNLLKYQQIYKYAYLLSDGVFKIVFAEEKDHTLLISLVNAMLDLHDGDAIKSITLEMQEYPGIFSKKDCILDIIGTTNAGEKILVEVQQKKDKFFRDRVQYYLSRVIENQVHVNEKYELPRIYFLGLLDFEMFPEEPAEYIHHVDEMCHGKKFFPKIQKVFVEIDKFFELENAGTTHDDNSEAAQWLRALKAIIKEEPAPEKILQNETFQHLINSVKLINFAEELFNAEVKNMTDLRAEHEEGLAEGRELGQAEGREQGLSEGREQGLSEGREQGLSEGRELGQAEGELKRAREIAAKMLAKNKPVEEIVEFTGLTESEIHAIESTP; encoded by the coding sequence ATGAATCGCACTCAACATTTGGCTATGCTCGAGGCCATGAAAATCGACAAGAAGAACCTGCTCAAGTACCAGCAGATTTACAAGTACGCCTACCTCCTGAGTGACGGTGTTTTCAAGATTGTTTTCGCCGAGGAAAAAGACCACACGCTGCTCATTTCGCTGGTGAACGCGATGCTCGACCTGCACGACGGTGACGCCATCAAGTCCATCACGCTCGAAATGCAGGAGTATCCCGGCATTTTCAGCAAGAAGGACTGCATTCTCGACATCATCGGCACGACCAACGCAGGCGAAAAGATCCTGGTTGAGGTCCAGCAGAAAAAGGACAAGTTCTTCAGGGATCGCGTGCAGTATTACCTTTCCCGCGTCATTGAGAACCAGGTCCATGTGAACGAAAAATACGAACTGCCGCGCATCTATTTTCTGGGCCTCCTTGATTTCGAAATGTTCCCGGAAGAACCCGCCGAATACATCCATCACGTGGACGAAATGTGCCATGGCAAGAAGTTCTTCCCGAAAATTCAGAAGGTTTTCGTTGAAATCGACAAGTTTTTCGAGCTTGAAAACGCTGGGACTACCCATGACGACAATTCCGAGGCGGCACAGTGGCTGCGTGCCCTCAAGGCGATTATCAAGGAGGAACCCGCTCCCGAGAAGATTTTGCAGAATGAAACTTTTCAGCACTTGATTAATTCTGTGAAATTGATTAACTTTGCAGAAGAACTTTTTAACGCCGAGGTAAAGAACATGACGGACTTGCGTGCTGAACACGAAGAAGGACTCGCCGAAGGGCGTGAGCTCGGTCAAGCCGAAGGTCGTGAACAGGGCCTTTCCGAAGGCCGTGAACAGGGTCTTTCCGAAGGTCGTGAGCAGGGGCTTTCCGAAGGGCGTGAGCTCGGTCAAGCCGAAGGCGAACTCAAGAGGGCTCGCGAAATAGCGGCAAAGATGCTCGCCAAGAACAAGCCTGTCGAAGAAATCGTGGAATTTACGGGGCTCACGGAATCCGAGATTCACGCGATTGAATCAACCCCCTAG
- the bioB gene encoding biotin synthase BioB has product MSLTREEALNILNTNAELLPALVENAYKLRTKYKGNRVSIQLLTNVRSGNCTQNCAYCAQSRDSEAPIEKYRYVEDKKLYGDNDLVDEMHLARHCIGLSGIRFADDDIEKLAERIRKMKKNDTQICCSIGFLTEKQALILKEAGLNRINHNLNSSRRFYPSICTTHTYQERIDNLKMLKGLGFEICSGGIIGMGETPEDVVDMLFELLEINPDSVPINFLLPVEGTRLAKRDISALTPEYCIKVLCLARLMLPKSDIRCAAGREVYFKGHEKTLFKIADSIFASGYLTEGGQSLEETFRTIEAAGFTWQVESESSH; this is encoded by the coding sequence ATGTCTTTAACCCGCGAAGAAGCTCTTAATATTCTGAATACCAATGCAGAACTCTTGCCTGCGCTTGTTGAAAATGCATATAAATTGCGTACAAAGTATAAAGGAAACCGCGTCAGCATCCAGTTGCTCACCAATGTCCGCAGCGGAAACTGCACGCAGAACTGCGCCTATTGCGCCCAGTCGCGCGACTCCGAGGCACCTATTGAAAAGTACCGCTATGTAGAGGATAAAAAACTCTATGGCGACAACGACCTCGTTGACGAAATGCATTTGGCGAGGCACTGCATCGGGCTCAGCGGCATCCGTTTTGCGGACGACGACATCGAAAAACTTGCCGAACGCATCCGCAAGATGAAAAAGAACGACACGCAAATCTGTTGCTCCATCGGATTCCTTACCGAAAAGCAGGCGTTGATTCTTAAAGAAGCTGGGTTGAACCGCATCAATCACAACCTGAACAGCAGCCGTCGTTTTTACCCGAGCATCTGCACCACGCACACTTACCAAGAACGAATCGACAACCTGAAAATGCTGAAGGGCCTCGGTTTCGAAATTTGCTCCGGCGGCATCATCGGCATGGGCGAAACGCCCGAAGATGTGGTGGACATGCTTTTCGAATTGCTGGAGATTAATCCGGACTCGGTGCCCATCAATTTCTTGCTGCCGGTAGAAGGCACGCGCCTAGCGAAGCGTGATATTTCGGCGCTGACGCCCGAATACTGCATCAAGGTGCTTTGCCTTGCGCGCCTGATGCTCCCGAAATCGGATATCCGCTGCGCCGCCGGCCGCGAAGTGTATTTCAAGGGACACGAGAAGACGCTCTTCAAAATCGCTGATTCTATTTTTGCCTCGGGCTACCTCACCGAAGGCGGCCAGAGCCTCGAAGAAACATTCCGCACCATCGAGGCGGCAGGCTTCACTTGGCAAGTAGAAAGCGAATCATCCCACTAA
- a CDS encoding PLP-dependent aminotransferase family protein, whose protein sequence is MFTYDMSKAGANSLYHYLYQCIKKDIVSGNVLAGEQLPSKRNLAQNLGVSVVTVENAYAQLLAEGYIYSLPKKGFFVADINATAEPRAQRKRKMPRTRRLRAELTDESEHINPKYIADFASNGSDIEAFPFTTWAKITREVLCERQNDLLQVSPGMGSLELRRAIARMLREFRNIQVSPEQIVIGAGTDYLYGLLVQLLGFDKCYGVEDPGWSKISKLYSQYGVKVRHVPILNDNFVDSVADFGVDVMHISPAHHFPTGKVMPIGERYRLLSWATESPRRYIVEDDYDSEFRMTGKPIPALQNIDVSEKVIYLNTFSKTMTSAIRLSYMVLPPHLVEKFHQKLSFYSCSVSNLDQYVMAKFIDLGYYETHINRMRNLYRAKRDALLSAIRKSRLSSVVRIYEEDAGLHFILEASIKCSDSDFCRQLRQKGVNIKALSEYYFEAQPSVHKFVINYSSVDKRNVQKAVQAFALLCK, encoded by the coding sequence ATGTTCACTTACGATATGTCCAAGGCGGGAGCAAACAGTCTTTACCATTACCTTTACCAATGCATCAAAAAAGATATCGTAAGCGGAAACGTCCTTGCCGGAGAACAGCTCCCTTCCAAACGTAACCTCGCGCAGAATCTTGGCGTTAGCGTTGTGACCGTTGAAAACGCTTACGCACAGCTCTTGGCCGAAGGCTACATTTACTCGCTCCCTAAAAAAGGCTTCTTTGTTGCAGACATCAACGCAACAGCGGAACCTCGTGCTCAACGCAAACGCAAGATGCCGCGTACCCGCAGGCTCCGCGCAGAACTCACCGACGAGTCAGAACATATCAACCCGAAATACATTGCCGACTTTGCAAGTAACGGTTCCGATATCGAGGCGTTCCCCTTTACCACTTGGGCAAAAATCACTCGCGAGGTCCTTTGCGAAAGGCAAAATGATTTGCTGCAAGTTTCTCCGGGAATGGGTTCGCTGGAACTTCGCCGAGCCATAGCCCGCATGCTCCGCGAATTCAGAAATATCCAGGTATCGCCCGAACAGATTGTCATTGGCGCCGGAACTGATTACCTTTATGGCTTGCTAGTACAATTGCTCGGATTTGACAAGTGCTATGGCGTAGAAGACCCTGGTTGGAGCAAAATATCGAAGCTGTATAGCCAATACGGTGTCAAAGTTCGTCACGTCCCTATTCTGAACGATAACTTTGTGGACTCGGTCGCAGATTTCGGCGTTGACGTGATGCATATTTCCCCTGCCCATCATTTTCCGACAGGAAAGGTGATGCCCATTGGCGAGCGTTACCGCCTGCTCAGCTGGGCTACTGAATCGCCGAGACGCTACATTGTAGAAGATGATTATGACAGCGAATTTCGCATGACAGGAAAGCCTATTCCTGCGTTGCAAAACATCGATGTTTCTGAGAAGGTGATTTACCTGAATACATTCTCCAAAACGATGACATCTGCGATTAGGCTTAGTTATATGGTGCTCCCGCCGCATCTTGTCGAAAAATTTCATCAGAAACTTTCGTTCTACTCTTGTTCCGTATCGAATCTGGACCAGTACGTCATGGCTAAATTCATCGACTTGGGGTATTACGAGACTCACATCAACCGCATGCGTAACCTTTACCGCGCCAAGCGCGACGCACTGCTATCGGCAATAAGAAAAAGCAGGCTTTCAAGCGTTGTTCGCATTTATGAAGAAGATGCCGGTCTGCACTTTATTTTGGAAGCGTCGATAAAATGTTCTGATTCCGATTTTTGCAGGCAGCTGCGCCAAAAAGGCGTTAACATCAAGGCCCTTTCGGAATACTATTTCGAAGCGCAGCCCTCTGTGCACAAGTTCGTCATTAACTATTCCTCGGTGGATAAGAGGAATGTGCAAAAGGCGGTGCAGGCTTTCGCATTGCTCTGTAAGTAA
- a CDS encoding sulfate ABC transporter substrate-binding protein encodes MNQNFVKSAVAATLLIAGTIGFSACSSSDEQKGEASAKKVEKQTLTNVSYDPTRELYANYNEVFKKHWKEKTGGEVEITQSHGGSGKQALEVANGLEADVVTLALEFDVNAVRDAGLIEDGWVKEFPLNSSPYTSTIVFLVRKGNPKGLKDWGDLVKPGIGIITPNPKTSGGARWNYLAAWAWAENQYNGDQEKAKDFVKKLYANVLVLASGARGSTTTFIENGQGDVLLSWENEAFLALKDYPNDYEIVIPSISILAEPSVAIVDKVVDKRGTRELATEYLSYLYSDEGQHIAAKNHYRPSNKEILAQYKEFDPNVNLFSIERFGGWDKAQKTHFSNGGIFDQIYEKK; translated from the coding sequence ATGAATCAGAATTTTGTCAAGTCCGCCGTTGCGGCAACCCTCCTGATTGCGGGAACTATCGGGTTTAGCGCATGCTCTTCTTCTGACGAACAGAAGGGCGAAGCATCCGCCAAGAAGGTCGAAAAGCAGACGCTCACCAACGTGTCTTACGACCCGACCCGCGAACTCTACGCGAACTACAACGAAGTCTTCAAGAAGCACTGGAAAGAAAAGACCGGTGGCGAAGTGGAAATCACGCAGTCTCACGGCGGTTCCGGCAAGCAGGCCCTGGAAGTGGCCAACGGTCTTGAAGCTGACGTGGTGACGCTCGCCCTTGAATTCGACGTGAACGCCGTGCGCGACGCGGGCCTCATCGAAGACGGCTGGGTCAAGGAATTCCCGCTGAACAGCTCCCCGTACACATCCACCATTGTGTTCCTGGTCCGCAAGGGCAACCCGAAGGGACTCAAGGATTGGGGCGATCTCGTGAAGCCGGGCATTGGCATCATCACGCCGAATCCGAAAACTTCCGGTGGCGCGCGCTGGAACTACCTTGCCGCCTGGGCATGGGCCGAGAACCAGTATAACGGCGACCAGGAAAAGGCGAAGGATTTCGTGAAGAAACTTTACGCCAACGTTCTCGTGCTTGCCTCGGGTGCTCGCGGCTCCACCACGACCTTTATCGAAAACGGTCAGGGCGACGTGTTGCTCTCCTGGGAAAACGAAGCGTTCCTCGCTCTCAAGGACTACCCGAACGACTACGAAATCGTAATCCCGAGCATCAGCATCCTGGCTGAGCCCTCTGTTGCCATCGTGGACAAGGTGGTTGACAAGCGCGGTACCCGCGAACTTGCCACCGAATACCTGAGCTACCTCTATAGCGACGAGGGCCAGCACATTGCCGCGAAGAATCATTACCGCCCCTCCAACAAGGAGATTCTCGCCCAGTACAAGGAATTCGACCCGAACGTGAACCTGTTCAGCATCGAACGTTTCGGCGGCTGGGACAAGGCGCAAAAGACGCACTTCTCCAACGGCGGCATCTTCGACCAGATTTACGAAAAGAAGTAA